A genomic window from Pseudomonas leptonychotis includes:
- a CDS encoding YajQ family cyclic di-GMP-binding protein, whose amino-acid sequence MPSFDVVSELDKHEVSNAIDNAVKELERRYDLRGKGSFELKELTVNLTADADFQLEQMLEILKLSLVKRKIDAQCLEFKDAYASGKSVKQEVILREGIEKELAKKIVAHIKDSKLKVQAAIQGEQVRVTGKKRDDLQEAMAALRSKDFGMPLQYNNFRD is encoded by the coding sequence ATGCCCTCATTCGACGTGGTGTCCGAGTTGGACAAACATGAAGTCAGCAACGCTATCGATAATGCCGTCAAAGAGCTGGAGCGTCGTTATGACCTGCGCGGTAAAGGTAGCTTTGAGCTGAAAGAGCTGACTGTCAACCTGACAGCCGATGCGGATTTTCAGTTGGAACAGATGCTTGAGATTCTCAAGCTCAGTCTGGTCAAGCGCAAGATCGATGCGCAGTGCCTCGAATTCAAGGATGCCTATGCGTCGGGCAAAAGCGTCAAGCAGGAAGTTATTCTGCGCGAAGGCATCGAAAAAGAGCTGGCCAAGAAAATTGTTGCGCATATTAAGGACAGCAAGCTGAAAGTCCAGGCCGCTATTCAGGGCGAGCAGGTACGCGTTACCGGCAAGAAACGTGATGACCTGCAGGAGGCAATGGCCGCCCTGCGTTCCAAGGATTTCGGTATGCCGTTGCAGTACAACAACTTCCGCGATTGA